One Comamonas odontotermitis genomic window, ATCACGGTAGAGCGCATCCGGCAACTGGATCAGAATGCCCGCGCCGTCGCCCATCAGCTTGTCTGCACCGACTGCGCCGCGGTGGTCGAGGTTTTCGAGAATCTTGAGGGCCTGGGTCACGATGGCATGGCTCTTGTGGCCCTTGATGTGTGCCACAAAGCCAACGCCGCAGGCGTCGTGTTCCATTGTCGGGTCGTACAGACCCTGAGCTTGCATGTGCTCGCGTGCAGATGCCACCATGGCGCAATCCTTCAAATAATCTATCGCGGGAAGGCCAATGTAGAGCAGCAGCTAATACCCGAGCAAGAACTTTATTCAGGGTCAGATACCTATTTATTTGACATTGAATTTTCAATAATTAAATTAGGGTCATATTAAATTCAATAAAAAAGATGTTGATTTATATGGATTTCATGAATTTATTCGGCCTTGACCGGCTGCAGGCGTGGTCGCCCCGCACTCTTTTTGTGCAAACGCCGCTCGGTCGTGGACTGGAGCTGCTGCACAAAAGCGTCGCCCCCCAGTGCCCAGCCGCCATTGACGGCCGCCTCCAGAGCCTTGGATTCCCGTTGCGACAAGCCTTGCGCCAGCAAGCGCGCGTATTCCGCCTCGCGCGCAAACGGGGTATTGCCCAAGGCCCAGAAGGCAGCGGGGTCGCGCAACCACGGGATGTTTTTTGCACCTAAATGGTGCGCGCAGCTGGACCAAGGGTAATCTGCAGCCTGCACCGCCTGCCCTGCCCGCTGGGCACAGGCGTCAATGTAGATGATGCATTGCAGCAACGGTGCCGCTGGCTCCACCACGGTGGAGCGATAGCGCCCTTCCCACAAAGTGCCGGTGCGCACATGCCGTGCGTTGAAGTAGCGCACATAGGCCCGGCCCAGCGCCTGCATCAACTGCGGCAGGCCTTGCTCGGTCTGCGGAGTAACCAGCAGTTGGAAATGATCGGGCATCAGCACAAAGGCATGCACCGCGACCAGATGCGTCTGCGCCAGTTGCTGCAGCAGCTCGACAAAAGTCTGGTAATCGTCCGCGTCCACAAACACCGTTTGCCGGTTGTTGCCCCGGTGCAGCACATGATGTGGCAGGTTGGGAATGGTGAGACGGGGAAGGCGGGCCATGGGGGTCAATCAATGCGTGGTCGATGCGGGATCTGGCATGGAGATTATCCGTGCCTGCGCCCAGCGGATGCAAAAACAACCCGCCGCGCCGCTTCGCGCCTCCAACCAGCCAGCAGCTACCAGCTGGTGATGCCCAGCACCAGCAGCAGTGCAAGGCAGGTGCCCGCCAGCCCCAGTGCCAGCAGACGCGGGCCGTGCAGCTTGGTCCACAGCAGAAAGCCAGTGAGCGACAAGGCGATCAGCGCGCCCGCCAGGGTGTCGGTGAGCAAAATCCAGGCCACGCTGGCGCCCGCGCCGGTGTGCAACCGAACCAGCTTGCCCAGAAAATTCGGATCGGTGCGCTCCACGCTGACGGAGCGGTTGCCCACCCAGTACTCTGCATTGACCACGGCGCGCGGCGTGTTGAACGCGATTTGCCAATGCTCTGGCTGCGTAGCCCCGGGCCAGGGCGCGGGACCTGCGGGCTCCACCTTCTTGCGGTGCGGCTCGCGGTTGAGGGCCATCGATTGCTTCAGGTACGCCGCCAGTTCATCGACCGTGGCGGGCGGTGGAGACGGCAGCTCCAGCTGCCATTGGGTTTTGGCGTAGCTGGTTCCCGGCACCTTCATGGTGGCGCGGTGGTTCAGGAAAAAGCCGGTCAGTCCAAACAGCAGGCCCATCACTGCGCCCCACACCCCCAGCCATGCGTGGGTGCGCCGCAACCATTTCAGTACCGCTGGGCGGTGCCAGCGCCGCGGCACAAAGAGATGGCCGCCCGCTGGCTGCGGGCGCTTGCCAGATGGCGCTGGAGCTTGCTGAAAACCAAGTCGCGCGCTGTGCTGCGGTTGGCCGCTTGCGGGGGGAGTCATGGAGCGCAGATGGTTCAGAAACGGTAACGAGCGACCAGTTGCACCGAGCGCGGCGCGCCGGGCAGGTTGAGGTTGGGGCTGGAGCCGTGGCCTGCCACGATGTAGCGGCGATCAAAGATATTGTTCAGCTTCAACTGCAGATCCACACCGTTCATGCGGTAGTACCCCATGGCGTCCACCGTGGTGTAGCCCGGCAAGGTGACGGTATTGCCCGGGTTGGCAAAGCGCGCACCCACAT contains:
- a CDS encoding transposase, translated to MARLPRLTIPNLPHHVLHRGNNRQTVFVDADDYQTFVELLQQLAQTHLVAVHAFVLMPDHFQLLVTPQTEQGLPQLMQALGRAYVRYFNARHVRTGTLWEGRYRSTVVEPAAPLLQCIIYIDACAQRAGQAVQAADYPWSSCAHHLGAKNIPWLRDPAAFWALGNTPFAREAEYARLLAQGLSQRESKALEAAVNGGWALGGDAFVQQLQSTTERRLHKKSAGRPRLQPVKAE
- a CDS encoding PepSY-associated TM helix domain-containing protein is translated as MTPPASGQPQHSARLGFQQAPAPSGKRPQPAGGHLFVPRRWHRPAVLKWLRRTHAWLGVWGAVMGLLFGLTGFFLNHRATMKVPGTSYAKTQWQLELPSPPPATVDELAAYLKQSMALNREPHRKKVEPAGPAPWPGATQPEHWQIAFNTPRAVVNAEYWVGNRSVSVERTDPNFLGKLVRLHTGAGASVAWILLTDTLAGALIALSLTGFLLWTKLHGPRLLALGLAGTCLALLLVLGITSW